A region from the Lolium perenne isolate Kyuss_39 chromosome 4, Kyuss_2.0, whole genome shotgun sequence genome encodes:
- the LOC127294361 gene encoding CBL-interacting protein kinase 14 — protein sequence MENRGKILMGRYELGRLLGKGTFGKVHYARSLKSNQSVAIKMLDKEKVLKVGLAEQIKREVTTMRLVAHKNIVQLHEVMATQNKIYFVMEYVKGGELFDKVAKNGKLTEGDAHKYFQQLISAVDYCHSQGVYHRDLKPENLLLDENGDLKVSDFGLSALSESKRQDGLLHTTCGTPAYVAPEVISKRGYDGAKSDIWSCGVVLFVLAAGYLPFHGSNVMEMYRKIEQGDFRCPSWFSHKLQKLLYKILDPNPSTRPSIQKIKESTWFRKGPRDTLAVKERTPSENVNTNTKAGARSRKNAHDVKPMTATNLNAFEIISFSTGFDLSGLFIQEECKKEARFTSDKPASDIISKLECVAKALNLRVRKKDNGVMKMQARKEGRNGVVQLDTEIFEITPSHHLIEMKQTSGDPLEYRELMEDIRPALKDIVWAWHGDDQQQQD from the coding sequence ATGGAGAACAGAGGGAAGATTTTGATGGGGCGGTATGAGCTGGGGAGATTGTTGGGGAAAGGAACATTTGGCAAAGTGCACTATGCCAGGAGCCTCAAGTCGAACCAAAGCGTCGCCATAAAGATGTTGGACAAGGAGAAGGTGCTCAAGGTTGGGCTGGCGGAGCAAATCAAGCGTGAGGTCACAACCATGAGGTTGGTGGCACACAAGAACATTGTTCAGCTTCACGAGGTCATGGCGACTCAAAACAAGATATACTTTGTCATGGAGTATGTGAAAGGCGGTGAGCTCTTCGACAAGGTTGCAAAGAATGGCAAGCTCACAGAGGGTGATGCACATAAGTACTTCCAGCAGCTCATTAGTGCAGTGGATTATTGCCACAGCCAAGGTGTGTATCACCGGGATCTCAAGCCTGAGAACCTGCTCCTGGATGAGAACGGGGACCTGAAGGTCTCAGATTTCGGATTAAGCGCACTCTCTGAGTCCAAGAGGCAAGACGGGTTGCTCCACACCACCTGTGGAACACCTGCATATGTAGCTCCGGAGGTGATCAGCAAGAGAGGCTACGATGGTGCAAAATCAGATATCTGGTCCTGTGGTGTTGTCCTGTTTGTTTTGGCTGCCGGTTATCTCCCTTTCCATGGTTCCAACGTGATGGAGATGTATCGGAAGATTGAGCAAGGCGATTTCAGGTGCCCCAGCTGGTTCTCACACAAGCTTCAGAAGCTCTTGTACAAGATCCTGGACCCCAATCCAAGCACTAGGCCATCCATCCAGAAGATAAAAGAGTCTACCTGGTTCCGAAAAGGTCCAAGGGACACCCTTGCAGTAAAGGAGAGAACTCCCAGTGAGAATGTCAACACAAATACCAAGGCTGGTGCGAGGTCCAGGAAGAATGCTCATGATGTGAAACCCATGACAGCAACAAACTTAAATGCCTTCGAGATCATCTCTTTCTCCACGGGGTTTGATCTGTCCGGCCTATTCATCCAAGAGGAATGCAAAAAGGAGGCGAGGTTCACTTCAGACAAGCCTGCTTCAGACATCATCTCGAAGCTGGAATGCGTCGCGAAGGCGCTGAATCTCAGGGTAAGGAAGAAGGACAATGGCGTGATGAAGATGCAAGCGCGGAAGGAGGGAAGAAATGGTGTTGTTCAGTTAGACACGGAGATCTTTGAGATTACGCCTTCCCACCATCTTATTGAGATGAAGCAAACAAGTGGGGATCCGCTGGAGTACCGGGAGCTGATGGAGGACATCCGGCCAGCGCTGAAGGACATAGTCTGGGCCTGGCATGGAGATGACCAGCAGCAACAAGATTAG